In one window of Candidatus Binatia bacterium DNA:
- a CDS encoding TetR/AcrR family transcriptional regulator, producing the protein MRVRLVKKESSGSGARAEARARTRERLFAVARRVFAEKGLAATNLRTDILEPSGVSVGSFYHQFRDKTELFLAILAEHEESFRKLLRAVHALAARRPAQEVAWQSFAAVLDMVEEHEDLLRMMARERESHDVRVRAYLRRNDRAWIESLAEDYLRNNLIPSKNHVLASRMAELVLTFTWGAVLRYSSWTPEERQRRRVDWIDDLVAFCLGGMAALLGQAHTYESEPQSDIEEV; encoded by the coding sequence GTGCGCGTGCGTTTGGTGAAGAAAGAATCTTCAGGGTCGGGAGCGCGGGCCGAGGCGAGGGCACGCACGCGTGAGCGTCTATTTGCTGTAGCCCGCCGCGTCTTTGCCGAGAAAGGGTTGGCGGCAACCAATCTTCGCACCGATATTTTGGAGCCGTCGGGAGTTTCCGTCGGTTCCTTTTACCATCAGTTCCGGGACAAGACGGAGCTCTTCCTGGCAATCCTAGCCGAGCACGAAGAGTCGTTCCGCAAACTCCTTCGGGCAGTGCACGCGTTAGCCGCGCGGCGCCCGGCGCAAGAAGTCGCTTGGCAGTCGTTTGCTGCAGTCTTGGACATGGTCGAAGAGCACGAAGACCTCCTGCGCATGATGGCCCGCGAGCGAGAAAGCCATGACGTGCGGGTGCGCGCCTACCTACGGCGTAACGATCGAGCGTGGATAGAGAGTTTGGCCGAGGACTACCTGCGAAACAATTTAATCCCGTCGAAGAATCACGTTTTGGCCAGCCGCATGGCCGAGTTGGTCCTAACGTTCACTTGGGGAGCGGTGCTCCGGTACTCCAGTTGGACCCCGGAAGAACGACAACGGCGCCGCGTAGACTGGATCGATGACCTCGTGGCCTTTTGCCTCGGGGGTATGGCGGCTCTTCTCGGCCAGGCGCACACTTACGAATCAGAGCCACAATCGGACATTGAGGAGGTTTGA
- a CDS encoding LLM class flavin-dependent oxidoreductase, producing MQFGIFYEHQLPRPWGEDDEHRLLQEALEQVELADRLGIDYAWEVEHHFLEEYSHSSAPEVFLAACSQRTKRIRLGHGIVLMPPNYNHPARVAERIATLDLVSNGRVDWGTGESSSRIELEGFNIDYMQKRDMWLEAVREAAKMMVAEPYPGYQGQYFTMPHRNVVPKPLQKPHPPLWLACSNRETIRLAARLGMGALTFAFVDPSEAKYWVDEYYNTFKQECEPIGQAVNPNVAMVTGFMCHESSEVALARGMEGFRFFGYALMHYYITGTHVPGRFNIWEDFKKNSTPDTWGGPTGGIGNPDEVRANLEKFEEMGVDQVIFIQQGGRNRHEHICESLELFAARVLPDFKERHEQRAKRKAEELAPYIARAMEKVPPIAKLDPVPPVESYPVLLQKLGVEVTDATIGKKLANSVTGAVS from the coding sequence ATGCAATTTGGTATCTTCTACGAGCACCAGTTGCCGCGCCCTTGGGGCGAGGACGACGAACACCGGCTGTTGCAAGAAGCGCTGGAGCAGGTCGAACTCGCAGACCGGCTCGGGATCGACTACGCGTGGGAAGTGGAGCACCATTTTCTCGAGGAGTACTCGCACTCCTCGGCTCCCGAAGTGTTCCTCGCCGCTTGTAGCCAACGGACCAAGCGGATTCGCCTCGGCCACGGCATTGTGTTGATGCCGCCGAACTACAATCATCCAGCGAGAGTTGCCGAGCGGATTGCAACGCTCGACCTCGTGAGCAACGGCCGAGTGGATTGGGGCACCGGCGAGTCCAGCTCCCGCATTGAGTTAGAAGGGTTCAACATCGACTACATGCAGAAGCGCGACATGTGGCTGGAGGCGGTTCGCGAGGCGGCAAAGATGATGGTGGCTGAGCCCTACCCCGGATACCAAGGCCAGTATTTTACCATGCCGCACCGCAACGTGGTGCCGAAGCCCCTGCAGAAACCTCACCCTCCGCTTTGGCTGGCTTGCTCAAACCGGGAGACGATTCGGTTGGCAGCGCGCTTGGGAATGGGTGCGCTTACCTTTGCCTTTGTGGACCCAAGCGAGGCGAAATACTGGGTCGATGAGTACTACAACACCTTCAAACAGGAGTGCGAGCCGATCGGTCAGGCAGTGAACCCGAATGTCGCGATGGTGACCGGCTTTATGTGCCACGAAAGCAGCGAGGTCGCCTTGGCGCGCGGCATGGAAGGGTTTCGATTCTTTGGGTACGCGCTCATGCATTACTACATCACCGGCACTCACGTCCCTGGGCGTTTCAACATCTGGGAGGACTTTAAGAAGAACTCCACGCCCGATACCTGGGGCGGTCCGACAGGAGGCATTGGCAATCCTGATGAAGTTCGTGCCAATCTCGAGAAGTTCGAGGAGATGGGCGTGGATCAGGTGATTTTCATCCAACAAGGTGGCCGCAATCGTCACGAGCACATTTGCGAGTCGCTCGAACTGTTTGCTGCCCGTGTCCTGCCGGACTTCAAAGAGCGGCATGAGCAGCGAGCCAAGCGCAAGGCGGAGGAGCTTGCGCCTTACATCGCACGGGCGATGGAAAAGGTGCCGCCCATTGCGAAACTCGACCCAGTACCGCCGGTCGAATCCTACCCAGTCCTGCTGCAAAAGCTCGGTGTGGAAGTCACCGACGCCACGATCGGCAAGAAACTTGCGAATTCGGTGACGGGCGCTGTTTCGTGA
- a CDS encoding alanine racemase, translating into MYLHDVATPALVIDAAALEHNLRTMAERLPGQRLRPHVKAHKCTALAKLQQRHGHPAFCCATVREAEGLALAGLGEDLLLANEVLDVERLARLRYWPVIVAVDSSATIAAAAKAGIRRVIIDVNVGLPRCGCAPERAGALAEEARRAGLEVVGVMGYEGHAVGIDDRALRESLCAAAMKLLLAAHREVGGDIVSAGGTGTFDLNQWATEIQAGSYALMDTQYAKLGLPFRQALFVWATVISVSDHYAVADCGLKSLGMDHGNPAIDDAQVLFCSDEHVTFVPTRRVAVGEKIKVWPAHVDPTVAYHERMLVTDGERVIESWPVDLRGW; encoded by the coding sequence ATGTATCTGCACGACGTCGCCACGCCGGCGCTGGTCATCGACGCGGCCGCCTTAGAACACAACCTGCGGACCATGGCTGAACGCCTCCCGGGCCAGCGTTTGCGGCCGCATGTGAAAGCGCACAAGTGTACGGCGCTGGCCAAGTTACAACAACGCCACGGCCATCCTGCCTTCTGCTGTGCCACGGTTCGCGAGGCGGAAGGGCTGGCTCTGGCGGGTTTAGGGGAGGATCTTTTGCTTGCGAACGAAGTGCTCGATGTGGAGCGCTTAGCGAGGCTGAGGTATTGGCCCGTTATCGTGGCGGTGGACTCGTCGGCCACCATTGCTGCTGCCGCCAAGGCAGGGATCCGCCGCGTGATTATCGATGTCAACGTCGGCCTACCGCGCTGCGGTTGTGCGCCCGAGCGTGCGGGAGCACTAGCCGAGGAGGCTCGGCGTGCGGGGTTGGAAGTCGTGGGTGTGATGGGGTACGAGGGCCACGCCGTCGGCATCGACGATCGCGCATTGCGGGAGTCGTTGTGTGCGGCGGCGATGAAGCTTCTTCTGGCTGCACACCGCGAGGTTGGCGGCGACATCGTATCCGCCGGCGGAACGGGCACCTTCGACCTGAACCAGTGGGCCACAGAAATTCAAGCAGGTTCTTATGCGTTGATGGACACGCAGTACGCAAAACTCGGCCTACCGTTTCGCCAAGCTCTGTTCGTGTGGGCGACGGTCATTTCCGTGAGCGACCACTATGCAGTGGCCGACTGCGGGCTCAAATCCCTTGGCATGGACCACGGGAATCCTGCCATCGACGATGCCCAAGTATTATTCTGCTCCGACGAGCATGTCACCTTTGTTCCCACACGTCGGGTGGCGGTAGGAGAAAAAATCAAGGTCTGGCCCGCGCACGTTGACCCAACGGTGGCTTACCACGAGCGGATGTTGGTGACTGACGGGGAGCGTGTTATCGAGTCCTGGCCTGTGGATCTGCGCGGATGGTGA
- a CDS encoding TIGR03560 family F420-dependent LLM class oxidoreductase: protein MKPLRFGLFLPQVGQTWEGIRERVVTADRLGFDSVWFVDHMWMRGLPDLDHLEAWTLMSAAASITERIRIGTLVLCNSYRNPAFLAKMASSLDQVSGGRFVLGIGAGWMEEEYHAYGYPFPPARVRIEQLEEAIHVIKRLFTQDRATFQGKYYSVAEAVNRPKPKQQPHPPILIGGAGERRLLRVVAEHANIWNCPNNVAAQLPQKLAVLRRHCEAVGRPFEEIEISEQCVFITGKTPAEVEEKTTAARALLGSVWDLDRAYRGTPEQLVEIFRQREQQGVTFFIGLFGDLNQRESLELFAKEVIPACRS, encoded by the coding sequence ATGAAGCCACTTCGATTCGGCTTATTCCTGCCGCAAGTTGGCCAAACCTGGGAGGGGATTCGCGAGCGCGTCGTTACCGCCGACCGGTTGGGTTTCGACTCGGTTTGGTTTGTCGATCATATGTGGATGCGAGGCTTGCCCGACCTCGACCACTTGGAGGCGTGGACACTCATGTCTGCCGCCGCCAGCATCACCGAACGGATTCGCATTGGCACTTTGGTGCTCTGCAATTCGTACCGAAACCCTGCCTTTTTGGCGAAGATGGCAAGCTCGCTCGACCAGGTGAGCGGTGGGCGTTTTGTCCTTGGAATTGGAGCGGGATGGATGGAGGAGGAGTACCACGCTTATGGCTACCCTTTCCCGCCCGCGCGGGTGCGCATTGAGCAACTGGAAGAAGCGATCCACGTGATCAAGCGACTGTTCACCCAAGACCGTGCCACTTTCCAGGGAAAGTACTACAGCGTCGCGGAAGCGGTAAACCGGCCTAAACCGAAGCAGCAACCACACCCACCGATTCTCATTGGCGGTGCCGGAGAGAGGCGCCTCCTTCGCGTTGTGGCCGAACATGCCAATATCTGGAACTGCCCAAACAATGTTGCCGCTCAACTACCGCAAAAGCTCGCCGTTTTGCGCCGCCATTGCGAAGCCGTGGGGCGGCCATTCGAGGAGATCGAGATTTCGGAGCAGTGTGTGTTCATTACTGGCAAGACTCCGGCCGAAGTGGAAGAAAAGACCACCGCTGCACGAGCCCTGCTAGGTTCCGTTTGGGACTTAGATCGGGCCTACCGGGGTACGCCGGAGCAACTGGTGGAAATTTTCCGGCAACGAGAGCAGCAAGGAGTGACGTTTTTCATCGGGCTCTTCGGTGACCTAAATCAACGAGAAAGTTTGGAGCTGTTTGCCAAAGAAGTGATCCCAGCGTGCCGCTCGTAA
- a CDS encoding glutathione S-transferase family protein, with the protein MPNVTLYQFAISPFCDKVRRVLAYKNVPFDIYEWPLAEVPRIQERNPTGKLPFIEWDGEVIADSTDIALAVEERVPEPRLIPQDPRERALVLALEDWADESLYFYEMCLRFGEEDFEHTFAKLAAGIPEEMRSTMAPLIRENFRQVTSTQGVGRKSQGQLAQDVERLFTAIEALQESTGFVVGNNLTLADIAIVCQAECIADSRLGAATLARHPRLAEYFARVDNLTRAQRV; encoded by the coding sequence ATGCCGAACGTGACCTTGTACCAGTTTGCCATTTCGCCGTTTTGCGACAAGGTGCGGCGGGTCCTCGCTTACAAAAACGTTCCCTTCGATATCTACGAGTGGCCGTTGGCGGAGGTGCCGCGCATCCAAGAACGCAACCCCACTGGCAAACTGCCATTCATCGAGTGGGACGGAGAGGTCATCGCCGACTCCACCGACATCGCTTTGGCTGTCGAGGAGCGGGTTCCTGAGCCGCGGCTCATCCCCCAAGATCCTCGAGAACGGGCGCTCGTATTGGCGCTGGAAGATTGGGCAGACGAGTCGCTGTACTTTTACGAGATGTGCCTGCGCTTCGGCGAGGAGGACTTCGAGCACACCTTTGCCAAGCTGGCTGCCGGCATCCCCGAGGAAATGCGCTCGACGATGGCGCCGCTGATTCGCGAAAACTTCCGCCAGGTCACGTCGACCCAAGGGGTGGGTCGTAAATCCCAGGGGCAGCTTGCTCAGGACGTGGAACGCTTGTTCACAGCGATTGAGGCCTTGCAAGAGTCCACCGGATTTGTCGTTGGAAACAATCTCACCCTCGCGGACATTGCCATCGTTTGCCAAGCGGAGTGCATTGCCGATTCCCGACTCGGTGCCGCGACCTTGGCGCGCCACCCTCGATTGGCGGAATATTTCGCCCGGGTCGACAACCTTACCCGCGCGCAGCGCGTTTGA
- a CDS encoding pyridoxamine 5'-phosphate oxidase family protein has translation MGTQSMQKQPILRGATEEERNPRYWPDSLLEPIDRLLQSSLSRAGKALRETFGRAERQMNAREFVEFWNNCRLKAMATTGAHGAPHIAPVHAEFVNGILYSTIYVDAQRRRDLDHNPRVALTTWGADGAVAIVYGRAAVVPGSERESRPGASGQPRRTVLLQIDIQRIYAMKGRSTA, from the coding sequence ATGGGTACACAATCGATGCAAAAGCAACCGATTCTTCGCGGAGCAACCGAGGAGGAACGCAACCCTCGCTACTGGCCCGACTCTCTTTTGGAACCGATCGATCGGCTGTTGCAGTCGAGCTTGTCGCGAGCCGGGAAAGCCTTGCGGGAAACGTTCGGTCGTGCCGAGCGACAGATGAATGCCCGCGAATTTGTGGAATTCTGGAACAATTGCCGCCTCAAGGCGATGGCCACCACTGGCGCGCACGGGGCACCGCACATCGCTCCCGTGCACGCTGAATTCGTCAATGGCATCTTGTACTCGACGATTTACGTCGACGCACAGCGCCGGCGCGATTTAGACCACAACCCGCGCGTAGCCTTGACGACGTGGGGCGCTGACGGTGCGGTGGCCATCGTGTACGGCCGGGCGGCGGTCGTTCCCGGTAGCGAACGCGAGAGCCGCCCTGGTGCGAGCGGCCAACCACGGCGCACGGTGCTCCTGCAGATTGACATCCAGCGCATTTACGCCATGAAGGGCCGCAGCACCGCTTGA
- a CDS encoding cupin domain-containing protein gives MATTSVDIEQVRRRWAERGFSCDVWIDAPGQEWRDFLHATEELVMPIEGQIELEFGGQTFRPQVGEEILIPARTRHTVRNIGRTLARWLYGYKVQ, from the coding sequence ATGGCAACCACGAGTGTCGACATCGAGCAGGTTCGGCGTCGCTGGGCTGAGCGTGGTTTCAGTTGCGACGTGTGGATCGATGCGCCTGGCCAAGAGTGGCGCGACTTTCTGCACGCAACGGAAGAGCTCGTGATGCCCATCGAGGGACAGATCGAACTCGAGTTCGGAGGCCAGACCTTTCGCCCGCAAGTTGGCGAAGAAATCCTGATCCCCGCCCGCACGCGGCACACGGTACGGAATATCGGCCGCACCCTTGCCCGCTGGCTTTACGGATACAAGGTTCAGTAA
- a CDS encoding enoyl-CoA hydratase-related protein — protein MPYEQILYAVEGPVATITLNRPDKLNAWTLRMGFEVRHAMWRAENDPKVRVIVVTGAGRGYCAGADMDFLREVQSGAASPETTPPELAVEFDPSLPPLLRGEYTYPMGLTKPVIGAINGVAAGLGATYPLFYDLRVASSAARISYLFARRGLIAEHGSAWLLPRIVGHARAVDLLFTGRFIDADEALAIGLVSRVFPHDVFLTQVFALAHELAMQCSPRSLRIMKQQLWQDQFGDLATAVSKADREMVACFTTNDFREGVAAFLERRSPNFTGS, from the coding sequence ATGCCATACGAGCAAATTCTGTATGCGGTAGAAGGACCAGTGGCGACCATCACGTTAAATCGGCCGGACAAGCTCAACGCATGGACCCTGCGCATGGGCTTCGAGGTTCGCCATGCCATGTGGCGTGCCGAGAACGACCCGAAGGTGCGGGTCATTGTCGTGACTGGCGCTGGCCGCGGCTACTGTGCGGGCGCGGACATGGACTTTTTGCGCGAAGTGCAGTCGGGTGCGGCCTCGCCGGAAACGACGCCACCCGAGCTCGCGGTAGAGTTTGATCCCAGCCTGCCGCCGTTACTGCGTGGGGAGTACACGTATCCCATGGGGCTCACCAAGCCCGTGATCGGCGCCATTAACGGAGTGGCTGCCGGGCTCGGTGCCACCTACCCGCTATTTTACGACCTGCGGGTCGCCTCCTCGGCAGCGCGCATTTCGTATTTGTTCGCGCGGAGGGGGCTCATCGCGGAACACGGCTCGGCATGGCTGCTCCCACGCATCGTGGGTCATGCACGCGCGGTCGACTTGCTGTTTACAGGCCGCTTTATCGACGCCGACGAGGCACTAGCCATTGGGTTAGTCAGTCGGGTATTTCCCCACGATGTATTCCTCACACAAGTGTTTGCCCTGGCGCACGAACTGGCCATGCAGTGCTCGCCCCGGTCGCTTCGGATTATGAAACAACAACTCTGGCAAGACCAATTTGGCGACCTCGCCACGGCAGTGTCCAAGGCTGATCGCGAGATGGTCGCGTGCTTCACGACCAATGATTTTCGCGAGGGCGTCGCTGCCTTTCTGGAACGCCGCAGCCCGAATTTCACAGGAAGCTAA
- a CDS encoding phosphotransferase family protein produces the protein MTDTKLVDPPETIPIRPDEDFDHERLAAYLRGKLPGSDGPLEIVQFAGGHANLTYLLRYPSVEYVLRRPPLGPVAPGSHDMAREYRCLSVLYQAYPLAPRAFLFCDDSSVIGAPFFVMERRYGTVVRRVIPEKWGGGRDPVANRKISEVLIDALADLHAVDPASVGLDKIGKPEGFLLRQVDGWMARFERAKTSEVPLAGELHRWLREHMPASPRPTLLHNDWRLDNMMLADDDPGRCVAVFDWDMCTVGDPLCDLGTLLTAWIEEREAPAGTLGGPVGMPSNTPGFMTRAEAVVRYGKRHNVDVSNVPYYYVFGLFKMAVVLQQIYYRYHVGQTKDERFRTFGQAAEFLFHRAHEAAQCGTV, from the coding sequence ATGACGGACACAAAGCTTGTCGATCCACCCGAAACCATTCCCATCCGGCCCGACGAGGACTTCGATCACGAGCGACTTGCTGCGTATCTCCGCGGCAAATTGCCTGGCTCCGACGGCCCGCTCGAGATCGTGCAGTTCGCGGGCGGCCATGCCAATCTCACCTACCTCCTTCGCTACCCGAGTGTGGAGTACGTGCTCAGGCGACCGCCCCTCGGGCCGGTCGCCCCGGGCTCGCACGACATGGCTCGCGAGTACCGCTGCTTATCCGTGCTGTACCAAGCCTACCCGTTAGCGCCCCGCGCATTCCTCTTTTGTGACGACAGCAGCGTGATTGGGGCGCCGTTTTTTGTCATGGAGCGTCGTTACGGTACGGTGGTGCGGCGCGTGATTCCGGAGAAGTGGGGAGGCGGGAGAGATCCCGTGGCAAACCGCAAGATCAGCGAAGTTCTCATCGATGCCCTAGCCGATCTGCACGCGGTGGACCCAGCCAGCGTGGGTCTCGACAAAATCGGTAAACCCGAGGGCTTCCTTTTGCGGCAGGTGGACGGCTGGATGGCTCGCTTCGAGCGCGCCAAAACCAGCGAAGTTCCGCTCGCCGGAGAATTGCATCGCTGGCTACGCGAGCATATGCCAGCTTCGCCTCGCCCTACCCTGCTGCACAACGACTGGAGGCTCGACAACATGATGTTGGCGGATGACGATCCAGGCCGATGTGTGGCGGTTTTCGACTGGGACATGTGTACGGTCGGCGACCCGCTTTGCGACCTTGGGACGCTTCTCACAGCTTGGATCGAAGAGCGAGAGGCGCCGGCGGGCACGTTAGGAGGGCCGGTTGGAATGCCTTCGAATACGCCAGGGTTCATGACACGCGCCGAAGCTGTGGTGCGCTACGGCAAGCGGCATAATGTGGACGTGAGCAACGTGCCCTACTACTACGTGTTCGGGCTCTTCAAGATGGCGGTCGTCCTGCAACAGATTTACTACCGTTACCACGTGGGGCAGACGAAAGACGAACGGTTCCGAACCTTTGGGCAAGCTGCAGAGTTTTTGTTCCACCGCGCCCACGAGGCCGCGCAATGTGGCACGGTGTGA
- a CDS encoding rhomboid family intramembrane serine protease, whose translation MILPLSDAPNPRGIPWMTYAIIAANVAVYILITVPLSGVPANWADPRLQEYLDVLQRQFSHKLPVRQILQHVSQYDLFIFEHGFRPASPELVDLFSSMFLHAGFLHLFGNMLFLWIYGDNVEHRLGRLRFLGWYLATGAAATLFHAVIFSSSEIPLIGASGAISGVLGFYFRWFPYNQVRLLLVLFPFFMRVVFLPARLVLGFYLVLDNILPFLFTFGSEGSGVAFGAHIGGFFAGLLGAWWIDRRELQVATRKELPRVQMSRADAQAVRAALQAGRMEEAARLYLSLDPKAPVRGIDPEDLLDLAEWLRMHGSPRSALAVYLRLIRQHPTDPAVAAAHLGAGRVLLYDLDEPALAYQHFMDALRSAPNAEFAAEVRRALRDVAARQKMAIGRPLRKQPDF comes from the coding sequence ATGATCCTACCGCTGAGCGACGCGCCCAACCCGCGCGGCATCCCCTGGATGACGTATGCCATCATCGCCGCGAATGTGGCCGTTTACATTCTCATTACGGTACCGCTGAGCGGCGTTCCGGCAAATTGGGCAGATCCGAGGTTGCAAGAATACCTCGACGTTCTGCAGCGGCAGTTCAGTCACAAGTTACCGGTGCGGCAAATCCTGCAGCATGTTTCCCAATACGACCTGTTCATCTTCGAGCACGGATTTCGTCCCGCGTCGCCCGAACTCGTCGACCTCTTTTCCTCCATGTTCCTCCATGCCGGTTTTCTCCACTTGTTCGGAAACATGCTCTTCTTGTGGATTTACGGCGACAATGTGGAGCACCGACTCGGCCGCTTGCGCTTCTTAGGCTGGTACCTGGCGACGGGAGCCGCGGCGACGTTGTTTCATGCGGTGATTTTCTCCTCATCTGAGATTCCGCTCATCGGTGCCTCGGGGGCGATTTCCGGGGTGCTCGGCTTTTACTTCCGTTGGTTCCCGTACAACCAAGTGCGGCTGTTGTTGGTGTTATTTCCGTTTTTCATGCGGGTTGTGTTTTTGCCTGCACGACTGGTGCTTGGATTCTATCTCGTGCTGGATAACATTTTGCCTTTCTTGTTCACGTTCGGTTCGGAAGGTAGCGGAGTCGCCTTTGGCGCCCACATCGGAGGTTTTTTTGCCGGTCTGCTCGGAGCCTGGTGGATCGACCGCCGGGAGCTGCAAGTGGCCACGCGAAAGGAACTTCCGCGGGTCCAAATGTCACGCGCGGATGCCCAAGCAGTGCGCGCCGCTTTACAAGCCGGTCGAATGGAGGAGGCGGCTCGCCTTTACTTGAGCCTGGATCCCAAGGCGCCCGTCAGGGGCATCGACCCCGAAGACTTGCTGGACCTTGCCGAGTGGTTGCGGATGCACGGCTCGCCTCGTTCTGCGCTTGCGGTGTATCTGCGATTGATCCGCCAGCATCCTACGGATCCGGCGGTTGCAGCCGCGCATTTGGGTGCGGGCCGTGTTCTTCTCTACGATCTCGACGAACCCGCGCTCGCCTATCAGCACTTCATGGATGCACTGCGCAGCGCTCCAAATGCGGAGTTTGCTGCTGAAGTTCGCCGCGCGCTGCGGGATGTAGCCGCGCGCCAGAAAATGGCCATCGGGCGTCCTCTTCGTAAGCAGCCCGATTTTTAA
- a CDS encoding nicotinate phosphoribosyltransferase codes for MKPRSLALATDLYELTMAAAYFCNDIRSIATFELFVRELPPHRRFLLVAGVEQALEYLEELQFSAEDIDYLRQHPTFRSVPEPFFEYLRAFRFEGEVWAMPEGTVAFAPEPLLRVTAPIVQAQLVETFLLTTINFQTMIASKAARVVTAAEGRPVIEFGSRRAHGSEAAMYAARAAYIGGCIGTSNVEAGLRFGVPTYGTIAHSWVMSFDDELTAFQQYMHLFPATATLLIDTYDTVEAAKKIVAAGLKPQAVRLDSGDLELLSREVRRVLDSGGLTATRIFASGDLDEYRIAEIVRHGAPVDAFGVGTRLSTSADAPSLGGVYKLVEVVADHEKKAKVKTSPGKATLPGSKQVWRVAREDGVYLEDWIALADEDPPTPNARPLLQPVMKAGRRLQPSTDTKDARERALRSLTELPFELRSLEQGPGLPVRVTQRLLAEQQRAAAKRTGR; via the coding sequence ATGAAGCCGCGATCCTTAGCCCTCGCCACGGACTTGTACGAACTCACCATGGCCGCGGCCTACTTTTGCAACGATATCCGCAGCATCGCCACCTTCGAGCTCTTTGTTCGCGAACTCCCGCCCCATCGGCGCTTTTTACTCGTTGCAGGTGTTGAACAGGCACTCGAATACCTCGAAGAGCTCCAGTTCTCGGCCGAAGACATCGATTACCTTCGCCAACACCCCACGTTTCGTTCGGTTCCCGAGCCCTTTTTCGAATACCTCCGTGCGTTTCGGTTCGAGGGAGAAGTATGGGCGATGCCGGAAGGCACTGTAGCCTTTGCTCCAGAGCCACTCTTGCGGGTAACGGCACCGATAGTACAGGCCCAACTTGTCGAAACCTTCCTACTAACCACCATCAATTTCCAAACGATGATCGCCTCCAAGGCGGCGCGCGTGGTTACAGCCGCGGAGGGGCGTCCGGTGATTGAATTCGGCTCGCGCCGCGCCCACGGCAGTGAAGCAGCCATGTACGCCGCCCGAGCGGCCTACATCGGCGGCTGCATCGGCACATCTAACGTGGAGGCGGGTCTAAGATTCGGTGTACCGACGTATGGCACAATCGCCCACTCCTGGGTGATGTCCTTCGACGACGAACTCACGGCATTTCAACAGTACATGCACCTGTTCCCAGCCACGGCGACGTTGCTGATCGATACGTACGACACGGTGGAAGCGGCAAAGAAAATTGTCGCTGCCGGGCTCAAACCCCAGGCCGTTAGACTCGACAGCGGCGATCTTGAACTGTTGAGTCGTGAAGTCCGCCGCGTCCTCGATAGCGGCGGGCTCACAGCCACGCGCATCTTCGCTAGCGGTGACCTCGACGAGTATCGGATTGCGGAGATTGTTCGTCACGGGGCACCCGTGGATGCATTCGGGGTCGGGACCCGGTTATCCACCTCCGCAGATGCGCCAAGCCTGGGTGGAGTGTACAAGCTCGTTGAAGTCGTTGCCGACCATGAGAAGAAAGCCAAGGTCAAGACCAGTCCCGGAAAAGCCACTTTACCGGGGAGTAAGCAGGTGTGGAGAGTTGCAAGAGAAGATGGCGTGTACCTCGAAGATTGGATTGCTCTCGCCGATGAAGATCCGCCTACGCCCAACGCTCGTCCGCTTTTGCAGCCCGTGATGAAAGCCGGCCGTCGGCTGCAGCCGTCTACCGACACAAAGGATGCTCGAGAACGTGCTCTGCGCAGCCTGACGGAGTTGCCGTTTGAACTTCGCAGCCTCGAGCAAGGACCTGGCCTGCCCGTGCGGGTTACCCAGCGGCTTCTAGCCGAACAGCAGCGGGCAGCTGCCAAACGAACCGGACGTTGA
- a CDS encoding carboxymuconolactone decarboxylase family protein gives MARLPYPKIEELPEDVRTTLAQLPVQLNVFRMLAHATSCFRPWLRLGTALLNELELAPRLRELVILTVARECGCAYEWAQHEALARIVGVPQEQVRAIERGELSPAAFSETELLVLAVTKALLAAPRIDDELWHRLVANFSPRQIVELCLVVGFYAMLARVLETTGVDLDTPFAEALEKTNPS, from the coding sequence ATGGCGCGGCTCCCGTATCCGAAAATCGAAGAACTTCCCGAAGATGTCCGAACCACCCTGGCGCAACTTCCCGTGCAACTCAACGTCTTTCGCATGCTCGCGCACGCGACGTCCTGCTTTCGCCCGTGGCTGCGGCTAGGGACGGCGTTATTGAACGAACTCGAGCTCGCCCCCCGCTTGCGAGAGCTGGTGATTTTGACGGTCGCGCGGGAGTGCGGCTGCGCTTACGAGTGGGCGCAGCATGAGGCGCTCGCGCGAATCGTCGGTGTGCCGCAGGAACAAGTGCGTGCGATCGAGCGAGGCGAGCTGAGCCCTGCTGCATTTTCAGAAACCGAGTTGCTGGTTCTGGCAGTAACGAAGGCCCTGCTTGCAGCTCCTCGCATTGATGACGAGCTGTGGCACCGCCTCGTGGCGAACTTTTCTCCGCGGCAAATTGTGGAGCTCTGCCTGGTTGTTGGGTTTTACGCCATGCTCGCGCGTGTTCTCGAAACGACCGGCGTGGACCTCGATACCCCCTTTGCTGAGGCGCTGGAGAAAACAAACCCTTCGTGA